From the genome of Geobacter sp. SVR, one region includes:
- a CDS encoding glycosyltransferase family 4 protein, whose product MHFLDHCTVQPAIPAPTGKPAPSLQRVLMTADAIGGIWTYALELARGLSEHGIEVVLATMGQPLTVNQRIDAQAIPALALHESTFRLEWMQDPWEDVERSGTWLLSLADRFGPDLVHLNGFTHAALPWSRPCLVAAHSCALSWWQAVRKEALPSSFKTYRERVSEGLTAAGLVTAPSTAMLRSIGALYRPPAMGRVIHNGRSRGFFEAGKKADFILTVGRLWDEAKNIGAVAKSAGSLPWPIYIAGEQQHPEGSPVRFNHVRHLGYLPPPRLASWFATASIYAHPARYEPFGLTVLEAAMSRCALVLGDIPSLRELWQDAAILVPPDDQEALAATLTALCRDRQLRERWAEKAFFRSRSFSVEKMAAGYLDAYASLTGSAAVPERPARKEA is encoded by the coding sequence ATGCATTTCCTGGACCACTGCACAGTACAGCCCGCCATCCCCGCTCCAACCGGGAAACCCGCTCCATCCCTGCAGCGGGTGCTGATGACGGCCGATGCGATCGGCGGCATCTGGACCTATGCTCTGGAACTGGCCCGGGGGCTTTCGGAGCATGGCATCGAGGTTGTCCTGGCAACCATGGGGCAACCGCTCACTGTTAATCAGCGGATCGATGCGCAAGCCATTCCTGCCCTGGCACTCCATGAAAGCACCTTTCGACTGGAATGGATGCAGGACCCCTGGGAGGATGTCGAACGGAGCGGCACCTGGCTGCTGTCGCTGGCAGACCGGTTTGGCCCGGATCTTGTGCATCTCAACGGCTTTACCCATGCCGCCCTGCCGTGGAGCCGCCCCTGCCTGGTGGCCGCCCACTCATGCGCCCTTTCCTGGTGGCAGGCTGTACGGAAAGAGGCACTGCCGTCCAGCTTCAAAACGTACCGGGAACGGGTTTCCGAGGGATTGACCGCAGCCGGGCTGGTAACGGCACCCTCCACGGCCATGCTGCGGAGCATTGGTGCCCTCTACCGCCCTCCTGCCATGGGCCGGGTGATTCACAACGGCCGCAGCCGCGGCTTTTTCGAGGCCGGCAAAAAGGCGGATTTCATACTCACGGTCGGCCGTCTCTGGGACGAGGCCAAAAACATCGGCGCAGTGGCGAAGTCGGCCGGTTCCCTGCCCTGGCCGATATACATCGCCGGTGAGCAGCAGCATCCGGAGGGTTCGCCGGTCCGATTCAACCACGTCAGGCATCTCGGCTACCTCCCCCCGCCGAGGCTGGCCTCCTGGTTCGCAACCGCCTCCATTTACGCCCATCCGGCCCGTTACGAGCCCTTTGGCCTGACGGTGCTGGAGGCCGCCATGTCGAGATGCGCCCTGGTGCTGGGGGACATTCCCAGCCTGCGGGAGCTGTGGCAGGACGCGGCCATACTGGTCCCTCCGGATGACCAGGAGGCGCTTGCCGCTACCCTGACGGCGTTGTGCAGGGACCGGCAGCTGAGGGAGCGGTGGGCCGAGAAGGCTTTCTTCCGCAGCCGCAGCTTCTCCGTAGAAAAGATGGCTGCAGGATACCTGGATGCCTATGCCTCGTTGACCGGCTCTGCCGCTGTTCCCGAGCGACCCGCCCGAAAGGAAGCCTGA
- a CDS encoding Gfo/Idh/MocA family protein: MTRKKKLPRLGFLGTGWIGRHRLNAILQSGEAEITAIADISPENAREAAKTVPSATTVETLDDLLGMELDGLVIATPSAGHCSEAIRALDHGLAVFCQKPLGRNARETELVVAAARRSDRLLAVDYSYRFTDGIRKMHNLVRKGELGDIYAADLVFHNAYGPDKPWLYDMKLSGGGCLMDLGSHLVDLALWFFDFPAVRNVSSTIFAQGRQLNGFSGMVEDYAVVSLALENGAVVRLACSWNLPAGQDAVIESTFFGTKGGACFRNVNGSFYDFTAERFKGTARETIAVPPDDWGGRAAVSWCRQLRTGGGRFDPEAENLIGVAVTLDAAYGR, from the coding sequence ATGACCCGCAAAAAAAAACTCCCCAGGCTGGGTTTTCTGGGCACCGGCTGGATCGGGCGCCATCGCCTGAACGCCATCCTGCAGTCCGGCGAGGCGGAAATTACCGCCATCGCCGACATATCGCCCGAAAATGCTCGGGAAGCGGCGAAGACGGTGCCGTCTGCCACGACAGTCGAAACTCTGGACGACCTGCTCGGCATGGAGCTTGATGGCCTCGTCATCGCAACGCCCAGCGCCGGTCACTGTTCCGAGGCCATTCGCGCGCTCGACCACGGACTGGCGGTGTTCTGCCAGAAGCCCCTCGGAAGAAATGCCCGTGAAACCGAGCTGGTGGTGGCTGCTGCCCGACGGTCCGACCGCCTGCTGGCTGTCGATTACTCCTACCGTTTTACGGATGGCATCCGCAAGATGCACAACCTGGTCCGGAAGGGGGAACTGGGCGATATCTACGCGGCCGATCTGGTTTTCCACAATGCCTATGGCCCTGACAAGCCCTGGCTTTATGACATGAAACTCTCCGGCGGGGGGTGTCTGATGGACCTCGGCAGTCACCTGGTTGATCTTGCCCTGTGGTTCTTCGATTTCCCTGCTGTCAGAAACGTCTCCAGCACGATATTCGCGCAGGGACGGCAATTGAACGGTTTTTCAGGGATGGTCGAAGACTATGCCGTGGTGTCGCTGGCCCTGGAAAACGGCGCCGTGGTTCGCCTGGCCTGCTCCTGGAACCTGCCGGCAGGACAGGATGCAGTGATCGAATCGACCTTCTTCGGCACAAAGGGGGGCGCCTGCTTCAGGAATGTCAACGGCTCCTTTTACGATTTCACTGCGGAACGCTTCAAAGGGACTGCCCGCGAAACCATTGCGGTCCCCCCCGATGATTGGGGGGGCCGGGCTGCGGTTTCCTGGTGCCGTCAACTGAGAACCGGAGGGGGAAGATTCGATCCGGAGGCAGAGAACCTGATCGGCGTCGCCGTTACCCTTGACGCCGCATATGGGCGTTAG
- a CDS encoding GMP reductase, with product MRVETDLKLGFRNVLIRPKRSNLKSRSLVELQRTFSFLHSRREWSGIPVIAANMDTIGTFEVARVLASHGLLTAVHKHYTLEQWDRFLESCDDGIYSHIMVSAGATDDDFSKLGRILADHPRLAFICLDVANGYTEIFVDYIAKVRSAFPDKTIVAGNVVTGEMVEELLLSGADIVKVGIGPGSVCTTRVKAGVGYPQLSAVIECSDAAHGLGGRIVSDGGCICPGDVAKAFGGGADFVMLGGMFAGHDESAGDLVERDGRQYKLFYGMSSATAMDKHAGGVANYRASEGKTVEVPYRGPIVETVKDILGGVRSACTYVGAAALKELTKRTTFILVEEQENQAFS from the coding sequence ATGCGTGTCGAAACCGATCTGAAGCTGGGCTTCCGGAACGTGCTGATCAGGCCGAAGCGTTCCAACCTGAAGAGCCGTTCCCTGGTGGAATTGCAGAGGACCTTTTCCTTTCTTCACAGCCGCCGGGAGTGGAGCGGCATTCCGGTGATCGCCGCCAACATGGACACCATCGGTACCTTCGAGGTTGCCAGGGTTCTCGCTTCCCACGGCCTTCTGACCGCCGTACACAAGCATTACACCTTGGAGCAGTGGGACCGCTTTCTGGAAAGCTGCGACGACGGCATCTACTCCCATATCATGGTCAGCGCCGGCGCCACTGATGACGATTTCAGCAAACTGGGACGGATTCTGGCCGATCATCCCCGGCTGGCCTTCATCTGCCTGGATGTGGCCAACGGCTACACCGAGATCTTTGTCGATTACATCGCCAAGGTGCGCAGCGCCTTTCCGGACAAGACCATCGTGGCGGGCAATGTGGTAACCGGCGAGATGGTGGAGGAGCTGCTGCTTTCGGGTGCGGATATCGTCAAGGTCGGCATCGGCCCCGGTTCGGTCTGCACCACGCGGGTCAAGGCCGGGGTAGGTTATCCGCAGCTCTCGGCGGTAATAGAATGCTCCGATGCGGCACATGGGCTGGGTGGCAGGATCGTGTCAGACGGCGGTTGCATCTGTCCGGGGGACGTGGCCAAAGCCTTTGGCGGCGGCGCCGATTTCGTCATGCTGGGGGGGATGTTCGCCGGTCACGATGAAAGCGCCGGGGACCTGGTTGAAAGGGATGGCCGGCAGTACAAGCTGTTTTACGGTATGAGTTCCGCGACCGCCATGGACAAGCATGCCGGCGGGGTCGCCAATTACCGGGCATCGGAAGGAAAGACGGTGGAGGTTCCCTACCGGGGACCGATCGTCGAAACAGTCAAGGATATCCTGGGAGGAGTGCGTTCCGCCTGCACCTATGTCGGTGCCGCGGCCCTGAAGGAGTTGACCAAGCGGACCACCTTCATCCTGGTGGAGGAACAGGAAAATCAGGCCTTCTCGTGA
- a CDS encoding cytochrome c gives MSNRAKNLVAVLMCANLVQFGTIAVAATTESDTSAPGGSTYESDGGSLRAPSPVPKPTMTPSTIPKATMTPAPTSTPKPAATPASAQDGASLYNTYCSGCHGASKRGSSASSIQNAINGNRGGMGFLNTLTPAQLKAISQY, from the coding sequence ATGTCGAACAGAGCGAAAAATCTTGTTGCGGTACTGATGTGCGCCAATCTCGTGCAATTCGGAACCATTGCCGTCGCCGCCACCACGGAGAGCGACACTTCGGCGCCCGGCGGCAGCACGTACGAGAGCGATGGTGGCTCCCTACGGGCTCCCTCGCCCGTTCCTAAACCGACCATGACTCCTTCGACCATTCCCAAAGCCACCATGACCCCAGCGCCGACCTCCACACCGAAACCGGCAGCAACACCGGCATCGGCTCAGGACGGCGCCTCGCTCTACAACACGTACTGTTCCGGATGCCACGGCGCGAGCAAGCGCGGCAGCTCTGCCAGCTCGATCCAGAATGCCATCAACGGCAACAGAGGCGGCATGGGCTTCCTCAACACCCTCACTCCGGCCCAGCTCAAAGCCATTTCCCAGTACTGA
- a CDS encoding GtrA family protein translates to MQLTRFNLVGIVNTLLDFGLFFLLSGAGMTYLLAQACSYGCGIVNSYMLNKYWTFGVTGTRVSELFRFVTVNLSALAASVLLVYLFHSPLRLPLVHAKVAATLLTMTISFCGSKFWVFRRSGLTLEQDRER, encoded by the coding sequence TTGCAGCTGACCAGATTCAACCTGGTCGGAATCGTCAACACCCTCCTGGATTTTGGTCTCTTTTTCCTTCTATCGGGAGCGGGCATGACCTATCTGCTGGCACAGGCATGCTCGTACGGCTGCGGCATCGTCAACAGCTACATGCTCAACAAGTACTGGACCTTTGGGGTGACCGGCACCAGGGTGTCGGAGCTGTTCAGGTTTGTGACTGTCAACCTGTCGGCCCTGGCGGCATCGGTGCTGCTGGTGTATCTCTTTCATTCGCCGCTCCGACTTCCGCTGGTGCATGCCAAGGTGGCCGCGACTCTGCTGACCATGACGATCAGTTTCTGCGGCAGCAAGTTCTGGGTCTTCAGACGGAGCGGACTGACGCTTGAACAGGATAGGGAACGATGA
- a CDS encoding glycosyltransferase family 2 protein: MSETIRFSVVVPVFNEEKVLVEMYQRLHAVMEKLHQTYEIIFVNDGSSDRTFSILNDLCGRDSTIKVIEFAKNFGHQTAITAGMDYSQGEAVIVIDADLQDPPEVIPQMIARWEEGYDVVYGKRGERKGETFFKKLSASFFYRLMKKMTDVDIPVDTGDFRLIDRTVCDALKSIKERNRYIRGIISWLGFKQIGVDFCREKRFAGETKYPLRKMLKFAFDAITSFSFKPLKLSSYLGILLSFFSFSYLLIVLYRKLFTDHIIDGWASSMMVNLFFNGIVLMMLGIAGEYIGRIYDESKGRPLYVVRQMRNFTMEENGGRRAAGALRPDSTHVRPTGADSLRTGFAGTVSAQARQNPKPDAMTDHQTEEHQIDG, encoded by the coding sequence ATGTCGGAAACCATACGATTTTCGGTTGTCGTGCCGGTCTTCAACGAAGAAAAGGTCCTGGTCGAAATGTACCAGAGACTGCATGCCGTGATGGAGAAACTGCACCAGACCTACGAGATCATCTTCGTCAACGACGGCAGTTCCGACCGGACCTTCTCGATCCTGAACGATCTGTGCGGACGCGACAGCACCATAAAAGTCATCGAATTTGCCAAGAATTTCGGCCATCAGACCGCCATAACGGCAGGGATGGATTATTCGCAGGGAGAGGCCGTGATCGTAATCGATGCGGATCTCCAGGACCCGCCTGAGGTCATTCCCCAGATGATCGCACGCTGGGAAGAGGGGTATGACGTCGTCTACGGCAAACGGGGGGAGCGGAAGGGTGAGACCTTTTTCAAGAAACTCAGCGCATCCTTCTTCTACCGCCTGATGAAGAAGATGACCGATGTGGACATCCCGGTCGACACCGGCGATTTCCGCCTGATCGACCGGACGGTGTGTGATGCGCTCAAATCCATCAAGGAGAGAAACCGCTACATCCGCGGCATCATAAGCTGGCTCGGCTTCAAACAGATCGGCGTGGATTTCTGCCGGGAAAAACGTTTTGCCGGAGAAACCAAGTATCCGCTCAGGAAAATGCTGAAGTTCGCCTTCGATGCCATTACCTCGTTCTCTTTCAAACCGCTGAAACTTTCCTCCTACCTGGGCATACTGCTCTCCTTTTTCAGTTTCAGCTATCTGCTGATCGTCCTGTACCGGAAGCTGTTCACCGACCATATCATCGACGGCTGGGCCTCCAGCATGATGGTCAACCTTTTTTTCAACGGGATTGTACTGATGATGCTCGGCATTGCCGGCGAGTACATCGGCCGGATCTATGACGAGAGCAAGGGCAGGCCACTCTACGTGGTACGGCAGATGCGGAACTTTACCATGGAGGAAAACGGCGGCAGGCGCGCGGCAGGCGCGCTGCGCCCGGATTCAACGCACGTCCGCCCCACCGGCGCCGACAGTCTCCGGACGGGCTTCGCGGGCACAGTATCCGCGCAGGCCCGGCAGAATCCAAAACCTGATGCCATGACCGACCATCAGACAGAAGAGCATCAGATTGACGGCTGA
- a CDS encoding phospholipid carrier-dependent glycosyltransferase — translation MAQATPQSATAPAGAPCSTMTDRWDILVMAAMTLVYLMVALYDLGSFKVPSTAWQPLQAGASFEIDFGRDIDISRIYYYSGINENRYDNAKFLILYRTGDSYLPLADIEKKECGIWRYSELTVRTSRLRVVADPPGGTLNEIAIIERGSRTPLRNFRVISDGSAGAGSPLNLFDEPETLEYVPSFRSGFYFDELYHARTAYEYLHGMEPYETTHPPLGKLLIAAGIALFGMNSIGWRLPGVLFGAAMLPIMYLFGKKLFGARFYAFCAAFLMMVDFMHFTHSRLAVIDVYPTVFVMLMFYYLCDFYLQDVSDDPEQCVVPLFLTGLCFGLGAASKWISLYAGVGLALLVALHMHRTVKAAPHDEAAGDHQRSYLLRVSGYCLLFLLVMPAALYLLSYMPFFIRGPGHDLSEVLRNQRDMFAYHSQLKAIHPFSSPWWTWPLDIRPVWLYTGSDLPPGQVSTIASFGNPVIWWAGIPAVIIAAVLAAVERDRGMTVVFTGMACQYLPWAVIPRLAFIYHFFSVVPFVILSQVYLMKKAIETWPRARYAVYGYLGLAGLLFVLFYPLLSGMQTPETSIARLRWLKSWNF, via the coding sequence ATGGCACAAGCAACGCCACAATCCGCGACAGCACCCGCCGGTGCCCCCTGTTCCACAATGACCGACCGGTGGGACATCCTGGTCATGGCTGCAATGACTCTGGTGTATCTGATGGTTGCGCTCTACGACCTTGGCAGCTTCAAAGTGCCTTCCACGGCGTGGCAGCCGCTGCAGGCCGGAGCCTCCTTCGAGATCGATTTCGGCCGGGACATAGACATCAGCCGGATCTACTATTACAGCGGCATCAACGAGAACCGCTACGACAACGCCAAATTCCTGATCCTCTATCGCACGGGAGACAGCTATCTCCCGCTGGCGGACATCGAGAAGAAGGAGTGCGGCATCTGGAGGTACAGCGAACTGACGGTGAGAACATCACGGTTGAGAGTGGTGGCTGACCCTCCCGGGGGCACGCTGAACGAGATTGCCATCATAGAAAGGGGAAGCCGGACCCCCCTTCGAAATTTCAGAGTGATCTCCGACGGTTCCGCCGGTGCCGGCAGTCCATTGAATCTGTTCGACGAGCCTGAAACGCTCGAATATGTCCCTTCTTTCCGGAGCGGCTTCTATTTCGACGAGCTCTACCACGCCCGCACAGCCTACGAATACCTGCACGGCATGGAGCCCTATGAGACGACGCACCCCCCCCTGGGGAAGCTGCTGATCGCTGCAGGCATTGCCCTGTTCGGGATGAATTCCATCGGCTGGCGCCTGCCGGGGGTCCTCTTCGGAGCGGCCATGCTGCCGATCATGTACCTGTTCGGCAAGAAGCTGTTCGGTGCCCGTTTCTACGCCTTCTGTGCCGCATTCCTGATGATGGTCGATTTCATGCACTTCACGCATTCGCGGCTGGCGGTCATCGATGTCTACCCGACAGTGTTCGTGATGCTGATGTTTTATTACTTGTGCGATTTCTACCTGCAGGACGTTTCCGATGATCCGGAACAATGCGTTGTTCCGCTGTTCCTGACCGGGCTCTGCTTCGGGCTGGGCGCCGCCTCCAAATGGATCAGCCTGTACGCGGGAGTCGGCCTGGCCCTTCTGGTGGCCCTGCACATGCACCGCACCGTGAAAGCGGCTCCGCACGACGAGGCAGCCGGAGACCATCAGCGAAGCTACCTGCTGCGGGTGTCGGGCTATTGCCTGCTGTTTCTGCTGGTGATGCCGGCAGCATTGTACCTGCTCTCCTATATGCCATTTTTCATCAGGGGCCCGGGCCACGACTTGTCGGAAGTACTGAGGAACCAGCGCGACATGTTCGCCTACCACAGCCAGCTGAAGGCTATCCATCCCTTCTCGTCGCCGTGGTGGACATGGCCTCTGGACATTCGGCCGGTCTGGCTTTACACGGGAAGCGATCTTCCGCCGGGTCAGGTATCCACGATCGCCAGCTTCGGCAATCCGGTGATCTGGTGGGCCGGCATACCGGCGGTCATCATTGCCGCCGTTCTGGCGGCCGTGGAGCGGGACAGGGGGATGACCGTGGTCTTTACCGGGATGGCGTGCCAGTATCTGCCCTGGGCTGTCATTCCGCGGCTGGCGTTCATATACCATTTCTTTTCCGTTGTGCCGTTCGTGATCCTCTCCCAGGTCTACCTCATGAAGAAAGCGATCGAGACCTGGCCCAGGGCGCGCTATGCCGTCTATGGCTACCTGGGACTGGCCGGTCTGCTCTTTGTCCTGTTCTACCCGCTTCTGTCCGGCATGCAGACGCCGGAAACCTCCATAGCCAGACTGAGGTGGCTGAAAAGCTGGAATTTTTGA
- a CDS encoding response regulator, producing the protein MANKKLLIVDDNAALCDSLEDIVRDSGYEPCSAYSYAEGLRLAEEQRPTVAVIDQKLPDGLGTTLLAELKRRDPECICIIATAFADVDSAVSALENGAFHYLHKPVRPVELLRLLERAFELIRLREEKQAAELALRASEERLRHAQKMEALGTLAGGVAHDFNNILMGVLGNAGIMEMKLEPGSPLKKYVDQIILSAENATKLTRNLLSFSRKQIMSVKPTSLNDIIKRMEQLLPKLIGEDIELSIGLGDDLAILADAGLIEQVLMNIATNARGAMPDGGSLAIRTFRTDLDGSFVAGHGYGEAGSYALISLTDTGIGMDQGTMARIFEPFFTTKDIGKGTGLGLTMAYGIVKQHNGYITCCSEPGRGTSFHIYLPLSVEAISDGGLTSNPIPRGGHETILLAEDNPEVRSTIKETLEEFGYRIVTAADGDEAVSRFAEFRESIQLLLLDVIMPRKNGKEAFDEIRRMAPGVKAIFTSGYTGDVLNRRGVMDQQLNFLSKPVAPYTLLRTVRDVLDA; encoded by the coding sequence ATGGCCAATAAAAAATTATTGATTGTCGATGACAACGCAGCACTGTGCGATTCTCTTGAGGACATCGTCAGAGACAGCGGGTATGAGCCCTGTTCGGCCTATTCGTATGCCGAAGGTCTCCGGTTGGCGGAAGAGCAGCGCCCCACCGTCGCGGTGATCGACCAGAAGCTGCCGGACGGGCTCGGTACAACGCTGCTGGCCGAATTGAAGCGCCGGGATCCGGAATGCATCTGCATCATAGCCACGGCCTTCGCTGATGTGGATTCGGCGGTCAGCGCGCTCGAAAATGGCGCCTTCCATTACCTGCACAAGCCTGTCAGACCGGTGGAGTTGCTGAGGCTTCTGGAACGGGCCTTTGAGCTCATCCGCCTGCGGGAGGAGAAACAGGCGGCCGAGCTGGCACTGAGGGCCAGCGAGGAGAGGCTCAGACATGCCCAGAAGATGGAAGCGCTCGGAACGCTCGCCGGGGGCGTGGCTCATGATTTCAACAACATCCTCATGGGGGTGCTCGGCAATGCCGGCATAATGGAAATGAAACTGGAACCCGGCTCCCCCCTCAAGAAATATGTCGACCAGATCATTCTGTCGGCGGAAAACGCGACCAAGCTTACGCGCAACCTGCTGTCGTTCAGCCGCAAGCAGATCATGTCGGTGAAACCGACGAGCTTGAACGACATCATAAAAAGAATGGAACAGCTGCTGCCCAAACTGATCGGAGAAGACATTGAACTCTCCATCGGCCTGGGGGACGATCTCGCCATCCTGGCGGATGCCGGCCTGATCGAACAGGTGCTGATGAATATCGCCACCAATGCCAGGGGGGCCATGCCCGACGGCGGATCGCTGGCCATAAGGACCTTCCGGACTGACCTGGACGGCAGTTTTGTTGCCGGTCACGGCTATGGGGAAGCCGGTTCGTATGCCCTGATTTCCCTTACCGATACCGGCATCGGCATGGATCAGGGAACAATGGCACGGATCTTCGAGCCCTTTTTCACCACCAAGGATATCGGCAAAGGAACCGGCCTCGGCTTGACCATGGCCTACGGCATCGTCAAACAGCACAACGGCTACATCACCTGCTGCAGCGAACCGGGCAGGGGAACCAGCTTCCATATCTATCTGCCGCTCAGCGTGGAGGCGATCAGCGATGGCGGCCTCACATCGAACCCCATCCCGCGTGGAGGACACGAAACCATCCTTCTGGCCGAGGACAACCCTGAAGTGCGCAGCACCATCAAGGAGACCCTGGAGGAATTCGGCTACCGGATTGTGACAGCGGCGGACGGCGACGAGGCTGTCAGCCGCTTTGCAGAGTTCCGGGAATCGATCCAACTGCTGCTCCTCGATGTGATCATGCCACGCAAGAACGGCAAGGAGGCCTTCGACGAGATCCGCAGGATGGCACCCGGCGTCAAGGCGATCTTTACCAGCGGCTACACGGGCGATGTTCTCAACAGGAGGGGAGTTATGGACCAGCAGTTGAACTTCCTGTCCAAGCCTGTCGCTCCATACACGCTTCTGCGGACAGTGAGGGACGTCCTGGATGCCTGA
- a CDS encoding response regulator — translation MGTRILLVDDNEDFLDSTKDVLEEEGYQVTTARSGEGALIQVVSAPFDVVIMDIKMPGMNGVESFIEMKRLRPDLRVILVTAYSVASLVTQAIDEGVCAVLNKPLNMGMLFSTVEKAKTTGTGGLILVADDDCDFCENLVDVLTGEGFRVVAAHDGEEAVRQGENIPFDVLLIDMKLPALNGLEAYRRIKRSKPDMVAIFISGYAVEMDILIRQALDEKALCFLGKPIDMVQLLKLLKNNCTDGHASTH, via the coding sequence ATGGGAACGAGAATTCTGCTGGTGGACGACAACGAGGATTTTCTCGACAGCACTAAGGATGTGCTGGAGGAGGAGGGGTACCAGGTCACCACGGCCCGGAGCGGTGAAGGTGCGCTCATCCAGGTGGTCAGCGCCCCCTTCGACGTGGTGATCATGGATATCAAGATGCCCGGGATGAACGGGGTGGAAAGCTTCATCGAAATGAAGCGCCTCCGCCCGGATCTCCGGGTGATCCTCGTCACCGCATACAGTGTCGCATCGCTGGTCACCCAGGCAATCGACGAGGGGGTCTGCGCTGTCCTCAACAAGCCCCTGAACATGGGCATGCTCTTCTCTACCGTCGAAAAGGCGAAAACGACCGGCACAGGAGGGCTCATCCTGGTGGCGGACGACGATTGCGACTTCTGCGAAAACCTGGTTGACGTGCTGACCGGGGAAGGCTTCAGGGTCGTTGCGGCCCATGACGGCGAAGAAGCGGTCAGACAGGGCGAGAATATCCCGTTCGACGTTCTCCTGATCGACATGAAGCTGCCTGCCCTGAACGGCCTGGAAGCCTACCGGCGGATCAAAAGGTCCAAGCCGGACATGGTCGCCATTTTCATCAGCGGCTATGCGGTGGAAATGGACATCCTGATACGTCAGGCGCTCGATGAAAAGGCGCTCTGTTTCCTGGGAAAGCCGATCGACATGGTTCAACTGCTGAAGCTTTTGAAAAACAACTGCACCGACGGGCACGCGAGTACCCACTGA